One segment of Candidatus Hydrogenedentota bacterium DNA contains the following:
- a CDS encoding HDOD domain-containing protein, with translation MKSTEIEEALRGIRDLPTLPAILGKILHAAADPDASAIDLGRLIAADQSLSATLLKLVNSSYYGFYRQIKTVTQAIVVLGFLEVRNLALTATAFRAFDAFPSRYDREQLWRHSLAVALASDRIAKLTRQNGDGCFESGLLHDIGKVVLDCLYPEQFRQAAVLAESKACSIADAERETFGLTHAEVGGRLGEHWNLPEAVVETIRHHHSAREAVIDPGQAYLVSAANALAYEAGLGEASSGADPGLDPEVADFLGLTEDHRAAVIEELRENAPKIEAMVSTLKSSAA, from the coding sequence GTGAAGTCTACCGAAATCGAAGAAGCGCTGCGGGGTATCCGCGACCTGCCGACCCTGCCCGCGATCCTGGGCAAGATCCTGCACGCAGCGGCGGATCCGGATGCGTCGGCGATCGACCTGGGCCGGTTGATCGCCGCGGACCAGTCGCTTTCGGCGACCCTGCTCAAGCTGGTGAATTCATCCTACTACGGGTTCTACCGCCAGATTAAGACCGTTACGCAGGCGATCGTGGTGCTGGGCTTTCTCGAAGTGCGAAACCTGGCCCTTACCGCGACCGCGTTTCGCGCGTTTGACGCGTTTCCCTCCCGGTATGACCGGGAGCAGCTCTGGCGGCATTCGCTGGCCGTGGCGCTGGCCTCGGACCGCATCGCCAAGCTGACGCGCCAGAACGGCGACGGCTGTTTCGAATCCGGGCTTTTGCACGATATCGGCAAGGTCGTCCTGGACTGCCTTTATCCGGAGCAGTTCCGCCAGGCGGCGGTGCTCGCCGAATCGAAAGCGTGTTCGATTGCGGACGCCGAGCGGGAGACCTTCGGGCTGACCCACGCGGAAGTGGGCGGGCGTCTCGGGGAGCACTGGAATCTTCCCGAGGCGGTGGTTGAGACGATCCGGCATCACCATTCCGCCCGGGAGGCCGTGATCGATCCCGGGCAGGCGTACCTGGTTTCTGCGGCAAATGCGCTGGCCTACGAGGCGGGCCTGGGGGAGGCCAGCAGCGGCGCGGATCCGGGCCTCGATCCCGAGGTAGCGGATTTTCTAGGCCTCACGGAAGACCACCGGGCGGCGGTAATCGAGGAACTTCGGGAGAATGCCCCGAAGATTGAAGCGATGGTCAGCACGCTGAAGAGTAGCGCCGCGTAG
- a CDS encoding 2-isopropylmalate synthase, with translation MAERVEIFDTTLRDGEQSPGASMDEHEKVQMALQLDRLGVDIIEAGFPIASSQEFEAVKAVSAAVERARVAALARALPGDIERAAAAIENAKRPVLHTFIATSDIHLEHKLRMSRQEVLDAAGKAVALAKSLIPRVEFSAEDATRSDWDFLVEVAKVAVQAGADVINLPDTVGYTTPGEIRGMFEHVIKHVPGSEKIVFSSHNHNDLGLAVANALAAVLGGARQVECTVSGIGERAGNTSLEEVVMAMRTRSEIYPFECGVDSKELVPSSSLLSKITGLAIPYNKPIVGRNAFAHESGIHQHGMIANRLTYEIMTPESVGRNRSELVLGKHSGRAGLASRSAELGYKLDEAALKQLYEKFIDLADKKKEVYDDDLRMLIVSLHNESFEVYHLKQLRTSGNDPAMALVTLGKGNDTFTDTATGDGPVHAACMAIERIIDVSGRLEQFDIRATTPGKDALGEAYVTVSFGDKTYKGNGASTDIIEAAVLAYLNAVNKYLALSESFKVLPVPAGP, from the coding sequence ATGGCGGAACGCGTAGAGATTTTTGACACCACCCTCCGGGACGGCGAGCAGTCGCCCGGCGCGAGCATGGACGAGCACGAGAAGGTCCAGATGGCCCTCCAGCTCGATCGGCTCGGGGTGGATATCATCGAGGCGGGTTTCCCGATCGCCTCCAGCCAGGAATTCGAGGCGGTCAAGGCCGTTTCCGCGGCGGTGGAGCGCGCGCGCGTGGCCGCCCTGGCCCGCGCGCTCCCCGGCGACATCGAGCGGGCGGCCGCCGCCATCGAAAATGCGAAGCGCCCCGTCCTGCACACGTTTATCGCCACGTCGGACATTCACCTGGAGCATAAACTGCGCATGAGCCGCCAGGAAGTGCTTGACGCGGCCGGGAAAGCGGTCGCGCTGGCCAAGAGCCTTATTCCCCGCGTGGAATTCTCCGCCGAGGACGCGACCCGCTCCGACTGGGATTTCCTCGTTGAAGTGGCGAAGGTCGCGGTTCAAGCGGGCGCGGATGTGATCAACCTCCCGGATACGGTGGGCTATACGACGCCCGGCGAAATACGCGGCATGTTCGAGCACGTCATCAAGCACGTGCCCGGTTCCGAGAAAATTGTGTTTTCCTCGCACAACCACAACGACCTCGGGCTCGCGGTGGCCAATGCCCTCGCGGCCGTCCTGGGCGGCGCGCGGCAGGTGGAATGCACGGTGAGCGGTATCGGCGAGCGCGCGGGCAACACCTCGCTCGAGGAGGTGGTGATGGCGATGCGCACCCGCAGCGAAATCTATCCCTTCGAGTGCGGCGTGGATTCGAAGGAACTGGTGCCCTCCAGCAGCCTGCTCAGCAAGATCACCGGGCTGGCCATCCCCTACAACAAGCCGATCGTGGGGCGGAACGCCTTTGCGCATGAATCCGGCATCCACCAGCACGGCATGATCGCCAACCGCCTGACCTATGAAATCATGACGCCCGAGTCGGTCGGGCGCAACCGGAGCGAGCTCGTCCTCGGGAAGCACTCCGGGCGCGCGGGGCTCGCCAGCCGCAGCGCCGAACTGGGCTACAAGCTCGACGAAGCGGCGCTGAAGCAGCTTTACGAGAAGTTCATCGATCTGGCGGACAAGAAGAAGGAGGTCTACGACGACGACCTGCGCATGCTCATTGTCTCGCTCCACAACGAGAGCTTTGAGGTGTACCACCTCAAGCAATTGCGCACGTCCGGGAACGACCCGGCCATGGCCCTCGTCACGCTTGGCAAGGGCAATGACACGTTTACCGACACGGCTACCGGCGACGGTCCCGTACACGCGGCCTGCATGGCCATCGAGCGCATAATCGACGTATCGGGGCGTCTCGAGCAGTTCGATATCCGGGCCACGACGCCGGGGAAGGACGCGCTCGGCGAGGCCTATGTCACCGTCTCTTTTGGCGACAAGACCTACAAGGGCAACGGCGCGAGCACAGACATCATCGAGGCCGCCGTACTCGCCTATCTCAACGCGGTGAACAAGTACCTGGCCCTTTCCGAGAGTTTCAAGGTGCTTCCCGTGCCGGCGGGGCCGTAA
- a CDS encoding type B 50S ribosomal protein L31, which translates to MKEGIHPKNYREVVFKDVGADIAWLTRSTVSTDRTITWEDGKEYPLYTLEISSHSHPFYTGKQKFVDSEGRVERFQKKYARVLKKD; encoded by the coding sequence GTGAAAGAAGGCATTCACCCGAAGAACTACCGTGAAGTCGTTTTCAAGGACGTAGGTGCGGATATCGCGTGGCTGACGCGGTCCACGGTTTCGACGGATCGCACGATCACCTGGGAAGATGGCAAGGAATACCCGCTGTACACCTTGGAAATCTCCAGCCACTCGCACCCGTTCTACACGGGCAAGCAGAAGTTCGTGGACAGCGAAGGCCGCGTCGAGCGCTTCCAGAAGAAGTACGCGCGTGTGCTGAAAAAGGACTGA
- the prfA gene encoding peptide chain release factor 1: MREKLRAVAAESDRLGAAMATQEVASDPEAYRKHAKSHAELADLVACFRRYQEQESGLREAEAVLREENDAEMVALAEEERESLRLSLSALEQELKMLLVPKDPNDDKNTIVEIRAGTGGDEAALFVADLFRMYGRYAERKGWKIEVLSSHETELGGYKEISFQVSGDQVYSQLKYEGGVHRVQRVPDTEAQGRVHTSAVTVAVMPEAEEVELEIDMNDLQFDVYRSSGPGGQSVNTTDSAVRVTHKPSGMVVTCQDEKSQHKNKAKALKVLRARLLDLKLQEEAETRSKERKSQVGSGDRSERIRTYNFPQNRLTDHRIKLSLSSLDRVMAAGELDEVVDSLIAADRAARLAEE; this comes from the coding sequence ATGCGGGAAAAGTTGCGGGCGGTCGCGGCGGAGTCCGACCGGCTCGGCGCCGCCATGGCCACGCAGGAAGTGGCTTCCGATCCGGAGGCCTACCGCAAGCACGCCAAGTCCCATGCGGAACTGGCGGATTTGGTCGCCTGTTTCCGGCGCTACCAGGAGCAGGAGTCGGGGCTTCGCGAGGCGGAGGCGGTCCTTCGCGAGGAAAACGACGCGGAAATGGTCGCCCTGGCGGAGGAGGAGCGGGAAAGCCTTCGGCTTTCGCTGTCCGCCCTGGAGCAGGAGCTGAAAATGCTCCTGGTCCCGAAAGATCCGAACGACGACAAGAACACGATCGTTGAAATTCGGGCGGGGACGGGCGGCGACGAGGCGGCGCTGTTTGTGGCGGACCTGTTCCGGATGTACGGGCGCTACGCGGAGCGCAAGGGCTGGAAGATTGAGGTCCTGAGCTCGCACGAGACGGAACTGGGGGGCTACAAAGAGATTTCCTTCCAGGTGTCCGGCGACCAGGTGTACAGCCAGCTCAAGTACGAGGGGGGCGTGCACCGGGTCCAGCGCGTTCCGGATACGGAAGCGCAGGGGCGCGTGCATACCTCGGCTGTCACGGTGGCGGTGATGCCGGAGGCCGAGGAGGTGGAGCTGGAAATCGATATGAACGATCTCCAGTTCGATGTGTACCGGAGCTCCGGGCCCGGGGGACAGAGCGTCAACACAACCGACTCCGCCGTGCGGGTGACCCACAAGCCCTCGGGTATGGTGGTGACCTGCCAGGACGAAAAGTCGCAGCACAAGAACAAGGCCAAGGCCCTGAAGGTGTTGCGGGCGCGCCTGCTCGATCTCAAGTTGCAGGAAGAGGCGGAGACCCGCTCGAAGGAGCGCAAGTCGCAGGTGGGCAGCGGCGATCGCAGCGAGCGCATCCGCACCTACAACTTCCCGCAGAACCGCCTCACGGACCACCGCATCAAGCTCTCCCTGAGTTCCCTTGATCGCGTCATGGCGGCCGGCGAACTCGACGAGGTCGTGGACTCCCTGATCGCCGCCGATCGCGCCGCGCGCCTCGCGGAAGAGTAA
- the prmC gene encoding peptide chain release factor N(5)-glutamine methyltransferase — protein sequence MPPVREALADAADRLRAVTDTPEFEAALLARHAWGWSRARLVLDAREPADTASLEPLIRRRLSAEPIAYILGRWEFFSIDLAVEAPLLVPRPETEHLVEAAIRHLGQRPARVLDLCTGTGCVAIAIARNAPVSGIVATDIHPVALRVAASNAAEYGIPLDVRPGDLFAALADGAAPFDVIVSNPPYVAETAWDTLAPDIRNFEDRGALLSGPDGLDCIRRIVRDAPLWLSPGGMLALEMGEEQGAVARALFTERGFRDVSIRQDLAGHDRVITGVWGAGA from the coding sequence ATGCCGCCGGTTCGGGAGGCGCTGGCGGACGCGGCGGACCGCCTGCGCGCCGTCACGGATACTCCGGAATTCGAAGCCGCCCTGCTGGCCCGCCACGCGTGGGGCTGGAGCCGGGCGCGGCTCGTGCTGGATGCGCGCGAGCCCGCGGACACGGCATCCCTGGAGCCCCTGATCCGGCGGCGGCTTTCCGCGGAGCCCATTGCCTATATACTGGGCCGCTGGGAATTCTTCTCCATCGATCTGGCCGTGGAGGCGCCCCTGCTGGTCCCGCGGCCCGAGACCGAACACCTCGTCGAGGCGGCGATCAGGCATCTCGGCCAGCGCCCCGCGCGCGTGCTGGACCTGTGCACGGGCACGGGCTGTGTCGCCATCGCGATCGCGCGAAACGCCCCCGTGTCCGGAATCGTGGCTACGGACATCCATCCCGTGGCGCTGCGCGTCGCGGCCTCCAACGCGGCGGAATACGGAATCCCGCTGGACGTTCGCCCGGGCGATCTATTCGCGGCGCTAGCGGATGGCGCGGCTCCCTTCGATGTAATCGTCTCCAACCCGCCCTATGTCGCCGAGACCGCGTGGGACACCCTCGCGCCGGACATTCGAAACTTCGAGGATCGCGGCGCGCTCCTTTCCGGGCCGGACGGCCTGGATTGCATTCGCCGGATTGTGCGCGATGCCCCGTTGTGGCTCAGTCCGGGCGGCATGCTCGCCCTGGAAATGGGGGAGGAGCAGGGGGCGGTGGCCCGCGCGCTGTTCACCGAGCGGGGATTCCGGGACGTCTCAATTCGCCAGGATCTGGCGGGCCACGACCGCGTCATCACCGGTGTTTGGGGCGCGGGCGCGTAA
- the radC gene encoding DNA repair protein RadC, which translates to MSDLPEYRTMAVREMPASDRPRERLEQVGPEALTDAELIAVLFRTGTRQHGAVGLAQVLLQHFEGLRRLSRASLSELQRVPGVGRVKAIELKAAIELGLRVARQQSTGRVKITGARDVFELLKYDFKAYETEHFKTILLNTKNEVLRTVRVSIGSIQETLAAPGDVYREAVRDGAASVIVAHNHPSGNPEPSQADIRLTAQLAEAGEILGIPLLDHVVFGDMRFVSLKERQLM; encoded by the coding sequence ATGAGCGACTTGCCGGAATACCGGACGATGGCTGTGCGGGAAATGCCGGCATCCGACCGGCCGCGCGAGCGCCTCGAGCAGGTAGGCCCGGAAGCGTTGACGGACGCCGAGCTTATCGCGGTGCTTTTCCGCACAGGCACGCGCCAGCACGGCGCCGTGGGGCTGGCCCAGGTGCTGCTTCAGCATTTCGAGGGGTTGCGCCGGCTGAGCCGCGCGAGCCTGAGCGAGTTGCAGCGGGTGCCGGGCGTCGGGCGCGTCAAGGCGATTGAGCTGAAGGCGGCGATCGAACTGGGATTGCGCGTCGCGCGGCAGCAGTCCACGGGGCGCGTGAAGATCACCGGCGCGCGCGATGTGTTTGAGTTGTTGAAATACGATTTCAAGGCATACGAGACGGAGCATTTTAAGACGATACTCCTTAACACCAAGAACGAAGTGTTGCGGACCGTGCGCGTCTCCATCGGATCCATTCAGGAAACGCTGGCGGCGCCGGGCGATGTCTATCGCGAGGCCGTGCGGGATGGCGCCGCGTCGGTCATCGTCGCGCACAACCACCCGAGCGGCAATCCCGAGCCAAGCCAGGCGGACATCCGCCTGACGGCGCAACTGGCCGAAGCGGGCGAGATCCTGGGGATTCCCCTGCTCGATCATGTCGTTTTCGGCGATATGAGATTCGTAAGTTTGAAAGAAAGGCAATTGATGTGA
- a CDS encoding phosphatidylserine decarboxylase family protein translates to MNKPFSGWKEGLPFYGSVLLFAALAWFVLGMAWLATVLGILGVAMALFFRDFPRAITAAPNEVVSPADGKVVAIEDLEETPHYEGPCRRVSIFLSVFDVHVNRAPYAGAVTAVKYAPGQFKDARLPETSKINESNAVWMATDHGPMTVRQISGAVARRIVCPIAEGAVLAKGEKFGMIRFGSRTELYLPAGTEVTVELNQMVRAGTTIMARFP, encoded by the coding sequence GTGAATAAGCCGTTCAGCGGTTGGAAAGAAGGCCTGCCCTTCTACGGTTCCGTGCTCCTTTTTGCGGCCCTGGCCTGGTTTGTGCTGGGAATGGCGTGGCTCGCCACCGTCCTGGGCATCTTGGGCGTGGCCATGGCGTTGTTTTTCCGCGATTTCCCCCGCGCGATCACCGCGGCCCCGAACGAGGTCGTCTCGCCCGCGGATGGCAAGGTGGTGGCGATCGAGGACCTGGAGGAGACGCCGCACTACGAAGGCCCCTGCCGCCGCGTCTCGATATTCCTGTCGGTTTTTGATGTGCACGTGAACCGCGCGCCCTATGCCGGCGCCGTGACCGCGGTGAAGTATGCGCCCGGCCAGTTCAAGGATGCGCGCCTGCCGGAGACCTCCAAGATCAACGAGTCGAATGCGGTGTGGATGGCGACCGACCACGGCCCCATGACGGTCCGCCAGATTTCGGGCGCGGTGGCCCGGCGCATCGTGTGCCCGATTGCGGAGGGCGCGGTGCTGGCAAAAGGGGAGAAATTTGGTATGATACGGTTTGGATCGCGTACCGAGCTCTATTTGCCCGCCGGAACCGAGGTTACGGTTGAACTGAACCAGATGGTGCGCGCGGGCACAACCATCATGGCACGATTTCCGTGA
- a CDS encoding AI-2E family transporter, with amino-acid sequence MVSEVFQNKWVRAVGLLGAVIGLSVVMYLLSSVLVPLFFAFAVAYIFDPVIDRIERFKVRGRHVSRVAAIVTLVGSLILASILLPIIVLPGVIEQAENMINPPPPVVAEGEEPSDDASFRRRVAAKVEDLLALDSVVRTLNWVPVDENGLEPENPDSIGIIRHEVGKRIADHTGTLFQSFFPQWRDASTSVIRMLGIIGDTFLRLFLFIGNFVLFAFVAIYLLKDYDHIVAACDELVPHRYRAKTRDIMRNIDRQLRSFLRGQFTVCCCLGAMYAIGFMISGAPFALMLALMGALGSFVPYLGLILTIGPAVALTVLYHGAIDWHVAGVLATFAIAQFLEGNFLTPRIVGSQVGLGPVWVILAIMVFSSALGFVGLLLAVPIAAVLKVLAGEALDLYRESAFFSEGTPAEEGKASRGRKPPSASSTSPSAGKGRRLKKV; translated from the coding sequence ATGGTCTCCGAAGTTTTTCAAAACAAGTGGGTTCGCGCGGTGGGTCTGCTCGGGGCCGTTATCGGGCTTTCCGTGGTCATGTACCTGCTCAGCTCGGTGTTGGTGCCGCTGTTCTTCGCGTTCGCGGTCGCGTACATCTTCGATCCGGTCATCGACCGGATCGAGCGATTCAAGGTTCGCGGCCGCCACGTCTCCCGCGTCGCGGCCATCGTCACCCTGGTCGGCAGCCTGATCCTCGCCTCCATCCTGCTGCCCATCATCGTGCTGCCCGGCGTCATCGAGCAGGCGGAGAACATGATCAATCCACCGCCCCCGGTCGTGGCGGAAGGCGAGGAACCTTCCGATGACGCATCTTTCCGGCGCCGCGTGGCCGCCAAAGTGGAAGACCTGCTCGCCCTCGACAGCGTGGTGCGCACCCTCAACTGGGTGCCGGTGGACGAGAACGGCCTGGAGCCTGAAAATCCGGACTCCATAGGGATTATTCGCCACGAGGTCGGAAAGCGGATCGCCGATCACACCGGCACACTGTTCCAGTCATTTTTCCCCCAGTGGCGGGACGCCAGCACGTCGGTTATACGGATGCTCGGCATCATCGGGGACACCTTCCTGCGCCTCTTTCTCTTTATAGGCAACTTTGTGCTGTTCGCCTTTGTGGCCATCTATCTGCTCAAGGACTACGACCACATCGTGGCCGCGTGCGACGAGTTGGTGCCGCACCGCTACCGCGCCAAGACCCGGGATATCATGAGGAACATCGACCGGCAGTTGCGGTCGTTCCTCCGGGGCCAGTTCACGGTCTGCTGCTGTCTGGGCGCAATGTACGCGATCGGATTCATGATTTCGGGCGCCCCCTTCGCCCTGATGCTGGCCCTGATGGGCGCGCTGGGAAGCTTCGTGCCGTATCTGGGCCTGATCCTGACCATCGGGCCGGCGGTGGCGCTGACGGTGCTGTACCACGGCGCAATCGACTGGCACGTCGCGGGCGTGCTCGCGACCTTTGCCATCGCTCAGTTCCTCGAAGGAAACTTCCTCACGCCGCGCATTGTGGGGTCGCAGGTCGGGCTGGGCCCCGTGTGGGTCATCCTGGCGATTATGGTGTTCAGCAGCGCCCTGGGCTTTGTGGGCCTGCTCCTGGCCGTACCGATCGCGGCCGTTTTGAAGGTGCTCGCCGGCGAGGCGCTGGACCTCTACCGCGAATCCGCCTTCTTTTCCGAGGGCACGCCGGCGGAGGAAGGGAAGGCCTCCAGGGGCCGCAAGCCGCCCTCGGCCTCCTCCACGTCGCCGTCGGCGGGCAAGGGGCGGCGCTTGAAGAAGGTGTAG
- a CDS encoding alpha-L-fucosidase yields the protein MAALDASIEWEGFLAGADPVWTRLPRDWWEAPYLGNGMMGTLVRQTGDRTVEWQVGRSDVEDHRQMNYGMGRLPIGRFLLHTRGDLEGCALRLDLLRAEAAGAIRTTEGSISIQTLVHADQMAIAVRWKGEGGESDATLEWEPAEALHPRLAVKPDPERKKTWTPNPPGYLNEVDGAPVWVQPLSEGAYATAWVVSREDGWNTLFASTQYAWPGSPDEVAEAAARAAGAAAGTPWPTFLDAHRAAWRSYYAQSYLSIPDPYWQSFYWNQIYKLRAATRSDGVVLGIQGPWDQPTPWPGIWWNLNVQLTYWPMYTANHLELARPLPDSLRTYLPNLIASVRPEYRHDSAAIYRSSTARLSGGVFYPSLVEPPGTPGDHEMGNLLWACHNVWLHYRMSLDEALLRESLYPVLRRAVNYYLHFLQEGPDGVLHLPPTRSPEYKSGPDCNYDLALLRWGANALLSAVERLDIDEPLAPAWRRVLDRLAPFPEGENGFLIADGVPMDSSHRHYSHLLMIYPLYQVNVEQPDGETRIRRSLDHWHSFPDALFGYSFTGGASISAAIGDGDRALDYLNAFKGFIEPNTMYREAGPVIETPLSAAQSIHDMLLQSWDAADGPLIRIFPAPPDAWRDIIFHQWRAEGAFLVSAARQDGNLAWVRISSLAGEPCRIRAEFSGPPRVVGGDPAHVAETGAGRYSLGLRAGESIVLADPAWRGTPAIAPVSGSMPDTPIFGLHAP from the coding sequence GTGGCTGCTTTGGACGCCAGCATCGAATGGGAGGGCTTCCTCGCCGGCGCCGATCCCGTATGGACGCGCCTTCCGCGTGACTGGTGGGAGGCGCCCTACCTCGGGAATGGCATGATGGGCACGCTGGTGCGACAGACCGGGGACCGGACCGTGGAATGGCAGGTCGGCCGGAGCGATGTGGAGGATCATCGCCAGATGAACTACGGGATGGGTCGCTTGCCCATCGGACGCTTCCTTCTGCACACCCGCGGCGATCTGGAGGGCTGCGCACTGCGGCTCGACCTGCTCCGCGCAGAAGCGGCGGGCGCCATACGGACCACCGAGGGATCCATCTCCATACAGACGCTGGTCCATGCCGATCAGATGGCCATCGCGGTGCGCTGGAAGGGTGAGGGTGGGGAATCGGACGCCACGCTCGAATGGGAGCCCGCCGAAGCGCTGCATCCGCGGCTCGCGGTTAAACCGGACCCCGAGCGAAAGAAAACCTGGACCCCCAACCCGCCGGGCTATTTGAATGAAGTGGACGGCGCGCCGGTGTGGGTACAACCCTTGAGCGAAGGCGCGTACGCCACAGCCTGGGTGGTGTCCCGGGAGGACGGCTGGAACACCCTGTTCGCCAGCACGCAGTATGCGTGGCCCGGAAGCCCGGACGAGGTCGCGGAAGCGGCCGCGCGCGCGGCGGGGGCCGCGGCCGGAACACCGTGGCCGACATTCCTCGATGCCCACCGGGCCGCGTGGCGCAGCTACTACGCCCAAAGTTACCTCTCGATACCGGATCCGTACTGGCAGAGCTTCTACTGGAACCAGATCTACAAGCTGCGCGCCGCCACGCGGTCGGACGGGGTCGTCCTGGGCATTCAGGGACCCTGGGACCAGCCAACGCCCTGGCCGGGGATCTGGTGGAACCTGAATGTTCAGCTGACCTACTGGCCCATGTACACCGCCAACCATCTGGAACTCGCGCGCCCCCTGCCGGACAGCCTGCGCACCTATCTACCGAATCTCATCGCGAGCGTGCGTCCCGAGTACCGCCACGACTCCGCCGCCATCTACCGATCGTCCACCGCACGCCTCTCCGGGGGCGTCTTCTACCCCAGCCTGGTGGAGCCCCCCGGCACGCCCGGCGATCATGAGATGGGCAACCTCCTCTGGGCCTGCCACAATGTCTGGCTTCACTACCGCATGAGCCTGGACGAGGCGCTCCTGCGGGAATCCCTGTACCCCGTGTTGCGGCGCGCCGTGAACTATTACCTCCACTTTCTGCAGGAGGGTCCCGACGGGGTGCTCCACCTGCCGCCCACGCGGTCGCCCGAGTACAAGAGCGGGCCCGACTGCAACTACGATCTGGCGCTCTTGCGCTGGGGCGCGAACGCCCTGCTGAGCGCGGTGGAGCGGCTGGACATCGATGAGCCCCTGGCCCCGGCATGGCGCCGCGTCCTCGACCGGCTCGCCCCCTTCCCGGAGGGCGAGAACGGTTTTCTTATCGCGGATGGGGTCCCCATGGACTCGAGCCACCGCCATTACTCGCACCTGCTGATGATCTATCCGCTGTACCAGGTGAACGTGGAGCAGCCGGACGGCGAAACGCGCATCCGGCGCTCGCTGGATCACTGGCACAGCTTCCCCGACGCGCTCTTCGGCTATTCCTTCACCGGGGGCGCCTCCATCTCGGCGGCCATCGGCGATGGCGATCGCGCGCTCGATTACCTGAATGCATTCAAGGGCTTCATCGAGCCCAATACGATGTATCGCGAGGCCGGCCCCGTCATCGAGACACCCCTGTCCGCCGCGCAGTCCATTCACGACATGCTGCTTCAGAGTTGGGATGCGGCGGACGGGCCGCTCATCCGCATCTTCCCCGCGCCCCCGGACGCCTGGCGCGATATCATCTTCCACCAGTGGCGCGCGGAGGGCGCGTTTCTCGTGAGCGCGGCGCGGCAGGACGGGAATCTCGCCTGGGTTCGGATTTCCAGCCTTGCGGGTGAGCCGTGCCGGATCCGGGCGGAGTTCAGCGGCCCGCCGCGCGTGGTTGGGGGGGACCCAGCGCACGTGGCCGAAACGGGCGCCGGGCGTTACTCCCTCGGGCTTCGCGCCGGCGAATCCATCGTGCTTGCGGATCCCGCGTGGCGGGGAACGCCGGCAATCGCTCCAGTGTCCGGATCCATGCCGGACACCCCAATCTTCGGGCTGCACGCCCCGTAA